Proteins co-encoded in one Papaver somniferum cultivar HN1 chromosome 5, ASM357369v1, whole genome shotgun sequence genomic window:
- the LOC113280016 gene encoding protein starmaker-like, whose translation MDELMRLRDEVQGEINRRASEIVDRQREEEEKKRREDEETESLFAAWLPKHYERSDRKTDERSERHQKGPKYGSATESDSEADSAAGSEYHVEEVNTSEEGSDAAEDRLKMEKYFPEPKVEKEKLVLIHPQTAQVEDSSDSDKNLPDASNDDEEEDESDEEDSSSGDSDTSPTSSGSSCSELYTEDEDWSYDEYDCFGEVLEVVVVVSFLVCEMDEQSAPIFGVIFSLNGAVKVISSLRIIDTRNGDEFEQDDDEIDEDIKQMDDYRI comes from the exons ATGGATGAGTTAATGAGATTGAGGGATGAAGTTCAAGGGGAGATAAATAGACGTGCAAGTGAGATTGTTGATCGTCagagagaagaggaagaaaagaagaggagagaagatgaagagactgAATCGTTGTTTGCTGCTTGGTTACCGAAGCATTATGAGAGGTCAGATCGGAAAACGGATGAGAGGTCTGAAAGGCATCAGAAGGGTCCAAAATATGGTAGTGCAACTGAGAGTGACTCCGAAGCAGATTCTGCAGCAGGGTCCGAGTATCACGTGGAAGAGGTAAACACCAGTGAAGAAGGATCTGATGCTGCTGAGGACAGGCTAAAGATGGAGAA ATATTTTCCAGAACCTAAGGTTGAAAAGGAGAAGCTTGTTTTGATACATCCCCAAACTGCTCAAGTAGAAGATTCCAGTGACTCCGATAAGAATCTCCCTGATGCCTCCaatgacgatgaagaagaagatgaaagtgaTGAGGAGGACTCGTCTTCTGGAGATAGTGATACTTCTCCAACTTCATCAGGCAGCAGTTGCAGTGAACTTTATACGGAGGACGAGGACtggagctatgatgaatatgattG TTTTGGAGAAGTGTTGGAAGTGGTAGTAGTTGTAAG TTTTTTGGTTTGTGAAATGGATGAACAAAGTGCTCCTATATTTGGTGTAATCTTTTCTTTGAATGGTGCTGTTAAAGTTATTTCTAGCCTGAGAATAATTGATACTAGAAATGGTGATGAATTTGaacaagatgatgatgaaattgatgaggATATTAAACAGATGGATGATTATAGAATATGA
- the LOC113283589 gene encoding RNA polymerase I-specific transcription initiation factor RRN3-like, producing MGMELEGEMEEYIDTGEIEYDDSDVVAHIRGILLQVAKGGKSEYHDLVGKLNQPGRDPDEVASLVMCLKGLSGAVAFIDIVRHESLLQAILGMSMWRYNPDVMDVLVDLIIRLATSSGEFLDSCLNMLVTNFTPPFKIDLDTPRGVVKKEQVLDRVHSALINITELVPLVPMRLVPILLYQMPHTNADEQMMALYAESMLRLECGPIGEFVGSTMLLALVDRLVELDVEIEWDDIEQSESNKGIFHMDLEDIDGEDNGYGLAKTIKLPPNLDITNEIARRLAYLKKYSQNLDYLLVLIFQHLKSCAENGRLAKVFPTLLQSFHDTVLNTQKSKFAQFFMFYACSLDPEVCGMSFLFMLRDVFLCNTGIQLTRMSSVAYLASYLSRAKFLAGHIIASTLQRLVNWCVEYCQFVGAEEKTLNPEAHRLFYSGCQAIIYVLCFRMREMLDDPDQKSIILGFPLQRIFRDPLDPLKVCLPLVVDEFLKQAKAASLITASENFLFKNLLESDLSKAFGGVERLDMFFPFDPCLLKRSERFIKPIFLHWSDVVPPYDDEEDFEEQLGDEVDDHLSDDDIEDSMNKMSITPKSSLKVSMGGDHKMIPQRMPARIRPSTSPS from the exons ATGGGAATGGAACTAGAGGGAGAGATGGAAGAATATATCGATACAGGAGAAATTGAATACGATGATTCGGATGTGGTCGCACATATTCGTGGTATCCTATTACAAGTTGCTAAG GGTGGGAAAAGCGAGTATCATGATTTGGTTGGGAAATTGAACCAGCCCGGAAGGGATCCCGATGAAGTGGCGTCGCTTGTG ATGTGTTTAAAGGGTTTATCTGGAGCAGTTGCGTTTATTGATATTGTTCGGCATGAGAGTCTTCTGCAAGCT ATTCTCGGAATGAGCATGTGGAGATATAATCCAGATGTTATGGATGTGTTGGTGGACCTGATTATACGTTTG GCTACTTCTAGCGGAGAATTTCTTGACTCGTGTTTGAACATGCTTGTTACCAATTTTACACCGCCTTTTAAAATAGATCTGGATACACCTCGTGGCGTTGTAAAAAAGGAACAAGTGCTTGATCGGGTGCATTCAGCATTGATTAACATCACCGAGCTGGTGCCTCTTGTACCTATGAGATTAGTGCCCATACTTCTTTACCAGATGCCTCACACTAACGCTGATGAACAG ATGATGGCATTATATGCGGAGAGCATGTTAAGGCTTGAGTGTGGTCCAATTGGAGAATTTGTTGGAAGTACGATGCTATTGGCATTGGTGGATAGGCTTGTAGAATTAGAT GTGGAAATAGAATGGGACGATATTGAGCAAAGTGAATCAAATAAAGGCATATTTCATATGGATCTAGAAGATATAGACGGCGAAGACAATGGTTATGGG CTTGCTAAAACAATTAAGCTTCCCCCGAATTTGGATATCACAAATGAGATTGCTAGGAGGCTGGCTTACCTTAAAAAGTACTCGCAGAATCTGGATTACTTGTTGGTACTCATATTTCAACATCTCAAATCTTGTGCTGAAAATGGTCGTTTGGCGAAG GTGTTCCCGACACTTCTCCAGTCCTTCCATGACACTGTTCTAAATACCCAGAAGTCGAAGTTTGCCCAG tttttcatgttctatgcctgCTCATTAGATCCTGAAGTGTGCGGTATGAGCTTTCTGTTTATGCTTAGAGATGTTTTTTTATGCAATACCGGAATTCAACTCACCAG GATGAGTTCAGTTGCTTATCTAGCTAGTTATTTGTCTCGAGCTAAATTTCTTGCAGGGCATATCATCGCTAGCACATTACAACG GCTGGTAAATTGGTGCGTTGAATACTGTCAGTTTGTTGGTGCTGAAGAGAAAACATTAAACCCGGAAGCACATAGACTTTTTTATTCTGGATGCCAG GCCATCATATACGTGCTCTGCTTCCGTATGAGGGAAATGTTGGATGATCCTGATCAAAAATCGATAATTTTAGGATTTCCTCTACAACGTATTTTCCGAGACCCTTTGGATCCATTGAAG GTCTGTCTGCCTTTAGTTGTGGATGAATTTCTGAAGCAGGCAAAAGCTGCTTCTCTGATTACGGCatctgaaaattttctttttaaGAACTTGCTTGAGTCAGATCTTTCGAAGGCTTTTGGTGGAGTGGAAAGACTTGATATGTTTTTTCCTTTTGACCCATGTCTATTGAAAAGAAGCGAGAG ATTTATCAAACCAATCTTTCTGCACTGGTCGGATGTTGTCCCTCcatatgatgatgaagaagattttgAGGAGCAACTTGGTGACGAGGTTGATGATCATTTGTCAGATGATGATATTGAGGACTCCATGAATAAAATGTCAATTACTCCCAAGAGTTCCTTAAAAGTCAGTATGGGGGGTGACCATAAGATGATCCCCCAGAGAATGCCTGCCCGAATCAGACCTTCAACAAGTCCGTCATAA